The Xanthomonas fragariae genome has a segment encoding these proteins:
- a CDS encoding helix-turn-helix transcriptional regulator produces MDRYERINSLHRLLKSARYPVTVARLQDDLRCSRATVYRDLAFLRDALMAPIEGDGESGFRYLSGESDRFELPGLWLSSEELHALLASQQLLARTGGGVLSSMLAPLQQRIEGLLAAQAGVSQWPVDRVRVIPHRGRKLDEASFRTVASGVLERKQLRFDYRARSTDESTKRTVSPQRITHYRDNWYLDAWDHGRDGVRSFAVDRINHARLLDAAPRDVPDSELDEQLAASYGIFSGAPKGWATIVFSAKAARWVADEHWHSKQQGRFLPDGRYELKLPYSNSRELLMDVLHYGSDAEIVEPVSLREQAKALLSLALSNYD; encoded by the coding sequence ATGGACCGCTACGAACGCATCAACTCCCTGCATCGCCTGCTCAAGTCGGCTCGCTACCCGGTCACGGTGGCGCGGCTGCAGGATGATCTGAGATGTTCTCGCGCAACCGTTTATCGCGATCTGGCATTTCTGCGCGATGCACTGATGGCGCCGATAGAAGGCGATGGCGAATCGGGCTTCCGTTATCTGTCCGGTGAAAGCGACCGCTTCGAACTGCCCGGCCTGTGGCTGAGCTCGGAAGAACTGCACGCGCTGCTGGCTTCGCAGCAACTGCTCGCGCGCACCGGCGGCGGAGTGTTGTCCTCGATGCTGGCGCCGCTGCAGCAACGTATCGAAGGGTTGCTGGCCGCCCAGGCCGGCGTATCGCAGTGGCCGGTGGACCGGGTACGGGTGATTCCGCACCGGGGCCGCAAGCTGGACGAAGCCAGCTTCCGCACCGTGGCTTCCGGGGTGCTGGAGCGCAAGCAATTGCGCTTCGACTACCGCGCGCGCTCCACCGACGAATCGACCAAGCGCACCGTGTCTCCGCAGCGCATCACCCACTACCGCGACAACTGGTATCTGGACGCGTGGGATCACGGTCGCGACGGCGTGCGCAGCTTTGCGGTGGATCGCATCAATCACGCGCGCCTGCTCGATGCGGCGCCACGTGATGTGCCAGATAGCGAACTGGACGAACAACTCGCCGCCAGCTACGGCATTTTTTCGGGTGCGCCGAAGGGCTGGGCAACCATCGTGTTCAGCGCCAAGGCCGCGCGCTGGGTCGCCGACGAGCACTGGCATTCCAAACAACAGGGGCGCTTTCTGCCCGATGGCCGTTATGAGCTCAAATTGCCGTACAGCAACTCACGCGAATTGCTCATGGATGTGCTGCATTACGGCTCTGATGCGGAAATTGTCGAACCGGTTTCGTTGCGCGAGCAGGCCAAGGCGC
- a CDS encoding DUF481 domain-containing protein, whose amino-acid sequence MFRRTLSSALLPLLLITPTVWAQAVASAPVDPAAALMPSPWGGSSGEFGYAAAHGNSTTDSLNGRIRLRYTDGDWIHSLDATALRSSSEYTNTDDDGSTERKRQTTAERYTGSAGSALQLGEHRQLTATGRYEMDDFATYDHLATFGIGYGTRLIDADRFYLDAQVGPGVRRAHNRKEDRNETGLIGRGLFDLKYTVTDNTDLINTLLVESGGYNTYAQNDFGVQVSMNSHFALKAAWQMRHNSEVSDGDNKTDTLTTVNLVYKFK is encoded by the coding sequence ATGTTCCGCCGTACCCTGTCGTCTGCCCTGCTGCCACTGTTGTTGATCACGCCCACCGTCTGGGCCCAGGCAGTGGCATCGGCGCCGGTGGATCCGGCCGCAGCGCTGATGCCCTCGCCCTGGGGCGGCAGCAGCGGGGAATTCGGCTACGCCGCGGCGCACGGCAATAGCACCACCGACAGCCTCAACGGCCGCATCCGTCTGCGCTATACCGACGGCGACTGGATCCACAGCCTGGACGCCACTGCACTGCGTTCGAGTTCGGAATACACCAACACCGACGACGACGGCAGTACCGAACGCAAGCGCCAGACCACCGCCGAGCGTTACACCGGCAGCGCTGGCAGCGCATTGCAGTTGGGCGAACACCGCCAGCTCACCGCCACCGGCCGCTACGAAATGGATGATTTCGCCACCTATGACCATCTGGCCACCTTCGGTATCGGTTACGGCACGCGCCTGATCGACGCCGATCGTTTTTATCTGGATGCACAGGTGGGCCCGGGTGTCCGCCGCGCACACAACCGCAAGGAAGACCGCAACGAAACCGGCCTGATCGGACGCGGCCTGTTCGACCTCAAGTACACCGTCACCGACAACACCGATCTGATCAACACGCTGCTGGTGGAGTCGGGCGGATACAACACCTATGCGCAGAACGATTTCGGCGTGCAAGTCAGCATGAACTCGCACTTCGCGCTGAAGGCTGCATGGCAGATGCGCCACAACAGTGAGGTGAGCGATGGCGACAACAAGACCGATACGCTGACCACGGTCAACCTGGTTTATAAGTTCAAGTAA
- the hemC gene encoding hydroxymethylbilane synthase, translating into MTALRIATRKSPLALWQSEHVAAALRQHHPDLEVVLVPMSTRGDDVLDRSLAAIGGKGLFLKELELAMLRGEADCAVHSLKDVPMEIEEPFVLPAILGRGDPADALVSNLYATLQALPLGARVGTSSLRRQAQLRAARPDLELVDLRGNVNTRLAKLDNGGYDAIVLACAGLQRLGLDARIAARLDAPEWLPAPAQGAVAVECRGDDARIHGLLAVLDAGRTRVCVEAERAMNRALHGSCHVPVAAFARWEGKGLFLQGMVGDASDGRLIHADACGSPDDAEELGRRVAQGLFDKGAAQLLAEL; encoded by the coding sequence ATGACCGCGCTCCGCATCGCCACCCGTAAGAGCCCGCTCGCCCTTTGGCAGAGCGAACACGTCGCCGCCGCCTTGCGCCAGCATCATCCCGACCTGGAGGTCGTGCTGGTGCCGATGAGCACCCGTGGCGATGACGTGCTGGACCGTTCGCTGGCTGCCATCGGCGGCAAGGGCCTGTTCCTGAAGGAACTGGAGCTGGCGATGCTGCGTGGCGAAGCCGACTGCGCGGTGCATTCGCTCAAGGACGTGCCAATGGAAATTGAGGAGCCGTTCGTGCTGCCGGCCATCCTGGGCCGCGGCGACCCGGCCGACGCGCTGGTGTCCAATCTCTACGCCACCTTGCAGGCACTGCCGCTGGGCGCACGTGTGGGCACCTCCTCGTTGCGTCGCCAGGCGCAGTTGCGCGCCGCGCGCCCGGACCTGGAATTGGTCGACCTGCGCGGCAACGTCAACACCCGCCTGGCCAAACTCGACAACGGGGGTTACGACGCCATCGTGCTGGCCTGTGCCGGCTTGCAGCGGCTGGGTCTGGATGCGCGCATTGCCGCGCGACTGGACGCGCCAGAGTGGTTGCCTGCACCCGCACAGGGCGCGGTGGCGGTGGAATGCCGCGGTGACGATGCGCGTATCCATGGTCTGTTGGCGGTGCTGGACGCAGGCCGCACCCGCGTCTGCGTGGAAGCCGAGCGGGCCATGAATCGCGCGCTGCATGGAAGCTGTCACGTGCCGGTAGCTGCGTTCGCGCGCTGGGAAGGCAAGGGCCTGTTCCTGCAGGGCATGGTCGGCGACGCCAGCGACGGGCGGTTGATTCATGCAGACGCATGCGGCAGCCCCGACGACGCCGAAGAACTGGGCCGCCGCGTCGCGCAAGGCTTGTTCGACAAAGGCGCCGCACAGTTGCTGGCAGAGCTGTAA